The DNA sequence TTATATTTAAGTTGGGTTGATCGAGCCTTTCCATTTCTTGAAGACTCGTTGTTGAATCTAAACTGCTTGTGTTACAAATTTCCGGAGTTATTTGATTTTCGAATAGAACTGGAGTTTCTTGAGTGATCTCTTGATCCATGCTTGATTGGTCTTTATCGGGAGTACATGGAGCATTAGAAGTCCGACCACCTAATATTTCAGACATAGTAGTTGTGCGTCCAGATTGCTCATTATTGAGTTCCAAAACGATAACATTTCCGGATTTGGATGGATCAATTTGATCCGATTTTgttgtttgtaataatttattaacattttttccCATAATTATTTTAGAGACATCATTACCATTTTTAGTAAATGTGAGAGTTTTACCTAAAGTAGCTCCTTTCTGAACAACTATAACGTTGCCTTTAGTATTCATAGGTCTAATTATGGGATTCATTATTTTTGGAGTTGAAACCGGCGGCACTAAGCCTTTCACAGGAATAATATCTGCCATGTTAGCAGTTTTTATTGGTTCTACACCAACAATTTTTGCTTTTGAAGGAATAGCATTTACGACTGTCGGTTTAGACATAACAGTGATAGCAGGCGATTTCGTTATTTGCACATTTTGATGGGAACTAACAGAAACGAGTTTCATTGCAGTCGGGATTCCTTTAAAATGAAACAACGGAAGTTGTCCTTCTTTATTTGCTTTAGCAGGTACAACAACCATTTTTTGAcctgatttttgatttaaaacaaaagtttttgCAGATACTTTCAAATCTGTAGCTGGTATCCCTTTCGGAGTCAATGTTTCCACTGTTTTATTTGATATGCTATTTGGAATACTGTAAGTGGTATCTTTAATCGGTGTTGAAATCACTGACGATGTTACAATAACTTTTGAGCTAGGCAATCTATTTTCAATTGATGATTTCGAAACAACAATCATTTTTTCAGCCTGTTTGATGGGGGTCAGTGCTGTTCGCGGTTTCGGGAGTGTCCCAATAACTTTAGTAGTAACAACTTTACCACTTGTATTAATTGGTTTATGAGTAGAACTAGGTGATACGACCATTTGTCGATTTGATAGAATTTTAACTTCCTCGTTAGGCTTTTGTATTACCTTGAATTCTGACATTTGTACTTTTCTATCAGCAGCATTTTCACCacgcttttttattataagttgaCAGGGTTTGCTACTGACAGCTTGTTTGGTTACAGGGGTGGCTTGAGTTTGCAATGAGGCTTGACCGTCAGGTTGTGAACTGTCTGACACTGCCAACTCATGAGGTACAGTTGCAGGCTGGGTCAGAAGTTGCATTGTAGGCGAATCTGAGACCATACTTGGAGACGAAAGCACTTTTGGTTTTATTTCCTCTAAGTAATctggttttgttttatttcctaaCAATGACTGAGCGTAACTGGCTTGAAATGAACTTGGCGGTCCTGAATAATCTGGTTGTGGTCCCGAATTGTACTGTCCTGTATGTTTGTTAGGTGACATTGTTTGTCCCTGAGTTTTCCTTTGTGCCTTCAGGGCGGCTGGTGTTCTAGAACCTTGTTTATGTGACCTATGTTTTAATGATGTTAAACGACCTGCGTGAGGTTGATTGGATTTACTTGTTGACACTTTGCTTACTTGGTTGTACGAGTGTTTAGAATGCCCTGACGATTTACCTGGAGCAGAAAATATGATTgaaaaatctataaattttgAGTGTTGTAAatgcatataaaattatataatactgaCTTGCAGATGGTTGAGAATATCTTGAATATGCTTGTGATAAATTAAGGTGTTTCTGATTTTTGTTCACTTGTatatttctcatattttttactGGTGTGGATGTTTCATCTGGTAATGCACCCCCTTCAGGTACTTTTCGTTTACGACTTATAAGTTCAGTTTCCCAAatctataagaaaaaaaaattgaacaaattatagaaaaataatatcacatcgtatatataatatcatcgtaattatatatatatatatatatatataagcttaCTTTGGGCGTACTGTCTTCCATGGCTATGGGTGGATATGATGATTCATCCATTTCATTTGATTCAGCAGTCTGTCCTTCAGAATCTGCTATTTCCTCTTCATTTGACTTAGGAGCTATTAGTTTTTCAGTctcaattctatttttaatttctttattttccgCTGCAGCTGCCTCTGCAGCTTTATCTGCTATTTCTGTGTACATGGTCTGTGCAAAGCCTCGAGGCATTAGAGGTATTAGCCTTCGACCTTCGCTTATCCATCCTAATCCTGTGTTGGGACCAGCAACTCTGAAATCATGAAATATCTTATTAGTATAAGACTAGCTTATTGGTTAGGTTTTAGTTACCCTGCCTTCTGTTCTGGATATTGTCAGTTCGATTCCTGTCCTTAGTCTAATGTTTTTACTAATaggttcatttatttaaaaaaaaaaaatatatatatcagtcAGCATTTACCTAAAACACGcgcattaagttgcctaccttaGGAATAACCATGTCTGTATGTtagacatatatatttatttattattattacattaaaaattatattacacataATTGTGTATACTGCATGTTTAAAAAGATTGTCTTTtgtaagaatataattattttcaatttcatttaaatttatactaatattatagagctgaaaaatttgtttgtttgttagaatGCGTTAATCTAAGGAGCTACCaatccaatttgaaaaattctttcagtgctAGATAGTCCATTTAACGAGGAAGGCTATAGTATGACAGAATTGTCCCCATTTCAAagttccatgcggacgaagtcgcgcgcacaagctagttatttataaatagctaACAAAATAGTGAATATCTTACAAAAGGCAGGTTAAgtgtaaaataatgtaatataatattaaagataataatcacttcagcctattgcaatctactgctggacataggcctcctcaaatTCACGGCAGACATTACGGTTTTCACCAATCCTCTTCCAACTTACACCgctaatcttacgtagatcgtcagtctagcgggccggaggacatcTCACACTGCATTTATTATGACGccgtctccactccaggacatgGCTGCTCCAACGGTcattggtcctgcgacacaggtgaccagtccactgccacttcaacttgttaatttgtgggttatgtcggttactttcctTCTCTCGccgatagtctcatttctaatcctatctttgagagaaaccccaagcatagtctGTTCCATTGCaagttgagcgactttaaacttgtggaccacgcccttggtcagtgtccatgtctcggggCCATATGTCAATACAGGCAGGACTCATTGCTCGAagataatcttaatatatataaatctcgtatcacaatgtttgtccgcgatgaactcttaaactacttaaccgattttaatcaaatttgcacaccgtgtgcagtttgatccaacttgaaagatagggtatattttgttttgatatatgtaattattatatttaagaaaaaaaataaggcgatacgaagtttgccaggtcagctagtaatcatatacaatattaaataaatatttcttaataatgaataaaaatttctttttttactaacataaatttaacatattttatttacattatacaaTTATAGTCCTGGATTAACATTCAAACTTTTGTTAttggtaaatttttaatttctaaatagttaaaatatttattgcaggaaaccatacatatttttttttatagtatttacaaattatatatttaaatttaggtaTTACAATAAAAGCAGAATAGTTAGTAAATATATTCTttgtaaattattcatttatctGTTGATTtgattcaaaagaaaaaaaaaatacaagaatgGAAAGTATAAAAACCaagatattttgtaaataactaTGAACTGAAATAAACTAAATCAGTCTGTAGATTTCCCATGACTGGGACTACCGCCTCTCCAAACAGAGAAGAGTTAAATCGTTAAGATTTTTTCccttcattttaatttttgcaacaaaatttattaaatttaaattttattttttttaggaaattCTCCAgtaacaattttcttttaagattttatttttttgtagccTAATAgtgttaaaattgtatattattattagacagataatattcattcaaaattataaagaatattttttaaattatttttctaatatataagtaaacttTACAGGCTTTTTTAACCATAAAATagtcataatatattaatattttatagctataaatatttcaaaatatttgtaccaagtatgttgtatttaaatttatatttattattttagaggttatctgtcaaataaataataaaaaagattgtaatatttcaaataaacaatagtttaaaatatctCAACATGGTTTTGTATAGCTTATACTCAAATAAGAAAAGATCTATGAGGCCTAGAAATTATTAGAGTCAACATGAAGCAATATaaagtagtataattttatatcttaaataatCCCATTGAAAGTGGCATTAACTTCTACACAAATGAAATTCAATGCCATTTCCATACATTTCAACTTCAAATGTATTCAGCCATCTTTGCCATTGTTgtgtgtaaatttaaaataaagttgtagcatatataacaaattttaaattgaatcttACTGTTCAGCAATGGTTGCTAAGAGTTCATCATTTGATACGCGACGCGCTTCGGCGCTATGTCGATC is a window from the Melitaea cinxia chromosome 3, ilMelCinx1.1, whole genome shotgun sequence genome containing:
- the LOC123669205 gene encoding BRCA2-interacting transcriptional repressor EMSY produces the protein MWPVLLNMTRDECRRTLRRLELEAYSNMISVFRAQGALEDNRKKLLEELRAVLHISNDRHSAEARRVSNDELLATIAEQVAGPNTGLGWISEGRRLIPLMPRGFAQTMYTEIADKAAEAAAAENKEIKNRIETEKLIAPKSNEEEIADSEGQTAESNEMDESSYPPIAMEDSTPKIWETELISRKRKVPEGGALPDETSTPVKNMRNIQVNKNQKHLNLSQAYSRYSQPSANFSIIFSAPGKSSGHSKHSYNQVSKVSTSKSNQPHAGRLTSLKHRSHKQGSRTPAALKAQRKTQGQTMSPNKHTGQYNSGPQPDYSGPPSSFQASYAQSLLGNKTKPDYLEEIKPKVLSSPSMVSDSPTMQLLTQPATVPHELAVSDSSQPDGQASLQTQATPVTKQAVSSKPCQLIIKKRGENAADRKVQMSEFKVIQKPNEEVKILSNRQMVVSPSSTHKPINTSGKVVTTKVIGTLPKPRTALTPIKQAEKMIVVSKSSIENRLPSSKVIVTSSVISTPIKDTTYSIPNSISNKTVETLTPKGIPATDLKVSAKTFVLNQKSGQKMVVVPAKANKEGQLPLFHFKGIPTAMKLVSVSSHQNVQITKSPAITVMSKPTVVNAIPSKAKIVGVEPIKTANMADIIPVKGLVPPVSTPKIMNPIIRPMNTKGNVIVVQKGATLGKTLTFTKNGNDVSKIIMGKNVNKLLQTTKSDQIDPSKSGNVIVLELNNEQSGRTTTMSEILGGRTSNAPCTPDKDQSSMDQEITQETPVLFENQITPEICNTSSLDSTTSLQEMERLDQPNLNIIDKIEKEKSDFIKESEGVKDPTSVTEWEMELDPTPGKSKDDVDKLNSLHLDLGMSSDSENEYMVDSRKAKTQHLETERMQTDTPTGDNIEQYSNPSALSRTTRTLLSQLQDDGSSSNDSSFAIKSKLLSKIQDNDIKIDKCESEALLKARAKLSEKVAEAKSQQRRIDIYSTAITTSEINLDSFSYLDEGMMAGDDEFPSEAKREARQTDVLDAQLSRLLSEDSANSTDSQTVSVSLPIDKIEQ